A single region of the Candidatus Nitrospira nitrificans genome encodes:
- a CDS encoding PAS domain S-box protein: MAVSSALSRHSALILVVDAVEAIRYARSQILSQAGHSVIEASTGEETLLMTASHRPELIVLDISLPGIDGLEVCRRLKADPDTSHIMVLQVSSPRTSKMELPTRLEVDADGYLIEPIDPMELLATVNTLLRLADREKENLRLIRTARGRFLHDDAGHAVRMTGVEQDITVRKQAEDKLALYRTIIAAATDGIALIDRNSRYIEQNLAHRILLGYSDEEILGRTPALYLGEETFQQVAGELIDTGRFRGEVRSRRKDGRWIDIALSAFGIYDDTGEVLCYVGMKRDITEQKRQEATLKESEKRFHNMADNAPIMVWVTEPDGTCSFLSRSWYDFTGQTPETGLGFGWTHAVHADDRASAERTFVRANKTHGAFRLEYRLRRHDGAYRWAIDAAAPRFSPEGRFLGYIGSVIDITERKQGEQALAESEEKYRHMFESAGVSLFEEDWSNIRRWFEDLRSEGVTDLSGYLDANPEKVAISIPLIRVTNVNEYAIRLFHATSKEALLGALDRIFAPETTAVFREELIAFWEGRDLHERPASLRAVDGQSLSVLFTIKAPRPGDDWRRVLVAVTDVTALREAESAVRESEERFRTLADHISQFAWMADAKGWLLWYNRRWFDYTGTTLEQMQGWGWKAVHHPDHLQRVIDKWQTALEAGEEWEDTFPLRGRDGRYRWFLSRAMPIRDSDGRIVRWFGTNTDITELREAELAQAQLAAIVTSSDDAIISKDLNGIITTWNRGAERLFGYTEHEIVGRLITILMPPERIHEEPGILARIRAGKSVEHYETVWRRKDGTLLNMSLTVSPIKDEHGRITGACKVARDITDRKRQEAELRRWKDELEIRVQERTGELLATQGRLMTVTSQLSLTEQRERRKLARDLHDYLAQMLAVGQMKMSMLKKQSPSHPGSATLMQDLDKVFQQALIYTRTLIAELSPPSLQDSGLPAALTWLGERFEKDGLRVDIQTDCDSVPLPEEQAVVVFQAVRELLFNVMKHAGVDRATVTVSLGVGDILRVAVSDGGKGLSPEVLQRSAEPGHLGLVSVRERFRAMGGRVDLESLAGKGTTVTLVLPVTVGAEVTVRRPSGG, encoded by the coding sequence ATGGCGGTGTCTTCAGCACTCAGCAGACATAGCGCGCTGATTTTAGTCGTCGACGCTGTCGAGGCGATCCGTTATGCCCGCAGCCAAATACTGAGCCAAGCCGGCCACAGTGTGATCGAAGCTTCCACCGGCGAAGAGACGTTGCTCATGACGGCCTCGCATCGACCGGAATTGATCGTCCTTGATATCAGCCTGCCCGGCATCGACGGCCTCGAAGTCTGCCGACGCCTTAAAGCCGATCCCGACACTTCTCACATCATGGTATTGCAGGTCTCCTCTCCGCGCACGTCCAAGATGGAGCTTCCAACCAGGCTTGAAGTCGACGCCGACGGCTATCTGATCGAGCCCATCGATCCGATGGAGTTGCTGGCCACGGTGAACACGCTGCTACGGTTGGCGGATCGTGAGAAAGAAAACCTCAGATTGATCCGGACGGCGAGAGGACGGTTCTTGCATGACGATGCGGGCCATGCCGTTCGCATGACCGGTGTGGAGCAAGACATCACCGTCCGCAAACAAGCGGAAGACAAGCTCGCTCTGTATCGCACCATCATTGCCGCTGCCACCGATGGCATTGCGCTCATCGATCGGAACAGCCGGTACATTGAACAGAACCTCGCCCACCGTATCCTGCTGGGGTATTCCGATGAGGAGATACTTGGCCGGACGCCGGCTCTCTACCTCGGGGAAGAAACATTCCAGCAAGTCGCCGGAGAGTTGATCGATACCGGACGTTTCCGGGGTGAGGTCCGATCACGCCGCAAAGACGGCCGATGGATCGATATCGCCTTATCGGCCTTCGGCATCTATGACGATACAGGCGAGGTGCTGTGTTACGTCGGTATGAAGCGGGACATCACCGAGCAGAAGCGGCAGGAGGCGACGCTGAAAGAGAGCGAAAAACGGTTCCACAATATGGCGGATAACGCTCCGATCATGGTGTGGGTGACGGAACCGGATGGGACATGCTCATTTTTGAGCCGGTCATGGTACGACTTCACCGGCCAGACCCCGGAGACCGGCTTGGGATTCGGATGGACCCATGCCGTCCATGCGGACGACCGCGCATCGGCAGAGCGGACATTTGTCCGAGCGAACAAAACACATGGCGCATTCAGGCTCGAATATCGCTTGCGAAGGCATGACGGGGCCTATCGCTGGGCGATCGATGCCGCCGCGCCTCGGTTCTCGCCTGAAGGGCGATTTCTCGGCTACATCGGGTCCGTCATCGACATCACGGAGCGCAAACAAGGCGAGCAAGCGCTGGCAGAGAGCGAAGAGAAATACAGGCATATGTTTGAAAGCGCCGGGGTGTCGTTGTTTGAAGAAGATTGGTCGAACATCCGACGGTGGTTCGAGGATCTTCGCTCGGAAGGCGTCACGGATCTGAGCGGGTACCTCGATGCGAATCCCGAAAAGGTGGCGATCTCCATTCCACTGATCCGCGTCACGAATGTGAATGAGTACGCGATCAGGCTCTTCCATGCGACGTCGAAAGAGGCGTTGCTCGGCGCCCTCGATCGCATCTTTGCTCCCGAAACGACCGCGGTGTTCAGGGAAGAATTGATCGCATTTTGGGAAGGGCGGGACTTGCACGAACGACCCGCCTCGCTACGCGCGGTCGACGGGCAAAGTCTCTCGGTGTTGTTCACCATCAAGGCGCCCCGTCCCGGAGACGATTGGCGGCGGGTCTTGGTGGCCGTGACGGACGTGACGGCGTTGCGTGAAGCGGAATCGGCGGTTCGTGAAAGCGAGGAACGTTTCCGCACCTTGGCGGACCATATCTCGCAGTTCGCGTGGATGGCCGACGCCAAGGGTTGGCTCTTGTGGTACAACCGGCGCTGGTTCGACTATACGGGCACGACGTTGGAGCAGATGCAAGGTTGGGGATGGAAAGCGGTTCACCATCCCGACCATCTGCAACGCGTGATCGACAAATGGCAAACAGCCCTTGAGGCAGGTGAAGAATGGGAGGACACGTTCCCTTTGCGTGGACGGGACGGCCGATACCGGTGGTTCCTGTCTCGCGCCATGCCGATCCGGGATTCCGACGGGCGGATCGTCCGCTGGTTCGGCACGAACACCGACATCACGGAGTTGCGCGAGGCGGAACTGGCGCAAGCTCAGTTGGCCGCGATCGTGACATCGTCCGATGACGCCATCATCAGCAAAGATTTGAACGGTATCATCACGACCTGGAATCGTGGAGCGGAACGTCTTTTCGGTTACACCGAGCATGAAATCGTGGGTCGCTTGATTACCATCCTTATGCCGCCGGAACGCATTCATGAAGAGCCGGGTATTCTGGCCCGCATCAGGGCGGGAAAATCAGTCGAACATTATGAGACCGTCTGGCGACGAAAGGACGGGACATTGCTCAATATGTCTTTGACCGTGTCTCCCATCAAGGACGAGCACGGTCGAATCACCGGCGCCTGCAAGGTCGCGCGCGACATCACCGACCGAAAACGACAAGAAGCGGAGTTGCGTCGGTGGAAAGACGAGCTGGAGATTCGGGTTCAAGAACGGACCGGCGAATTGCTGGCGACGCAAGGTCGGTTGATGACGGTCACCTCACAACTCAGTCTGACGGAGCAGCGGGAGCGCCGCAAGCTGGCTCGTGATCTCCATGATTATCTGGCGCAGATGCTTGCCGTCGGACAGATGAAAATGAGCATGCTGAAGAAACAGAGTCCGTCCCATCCGGGAAGCGCGACCCTCATGCAGGATTTGGACAAGGTGTTTCAACAGGCCTTGATCTATACGCGCACGCTGATCGCCGAGCTGAGCCCGCCGTCGCTCCAGGATTCCGGTTTACCGGCTGCGCTCACGTGGCTGGGTGAACGATTCGAAAAGGATGGGCTACGGGTGGACATTCAGACCGACTGCGACTCCGTGCCGCTGCCGGAAGAACAGGCGGTGGTGGTGTTTCAGGCCGTGCGCGAGTTGTTGTTCAATGTGATGAAACATGCGGGCGTGGATCGAGCGACCGTGACCGTATCGCTCGGCGTCGGCGATATTTTGCGCGTCGCGGTGTCGGATGGAGGCAAGGGATTGTCGCCTGAGGTATTGCAACGCTCCGCCGAACCCGGCCATCTGGGGCTCGTCAGCGTACGCGAGCGTTTTCGCGCCATGGGCGGCCGAGTTGATCTGGAGTCCCTGGCGGGGAAAGGCACGACGGTGACGCTGGTATTGCCGGTGACAGTCGGTGCCGAAGTGACCGTGAGGCGTCCTTCCGGTGGATGA
- a CDS encoding B12-binding domain-containing radical SAM protein → MGHYKVGLIIPHPEDQKWDSVWKLFRTPNLNLPTLAALIPEDEWDIEIQDEIVGPLNFERDYDLVFITVTTVVAIRAYEVARLFRERGAKVVLGGIHPSTLPDEAIKHADAIVIGEGELTVPRVLEDFKKGKLQPQYRMPHMVQQWDEKPPRWDLLPPGYMFRDALTATRGCNYRCTFCSIHLALGGGQYGFRKKPPADVVKLVEKMNGPMVMFWDDDLLSDPAYARELCQAMKPLGKKWMSQMSATYVAHHPELLKTLKEAGCSAMFMGIESINQDSLKSVEKQNSAKLYEEMIKRIHDQGIDIHAGFICGLDHEDVYDFERTAEWATKMGLAGALWRILTPYPGTKQFAELKAAGRILTENWTAYTGEHVVYKPAKMTVEQLYWGHKWAKGQFYSYRSIGQRAIQRASQNGFGELLNITGCGLGYRSMFHLAADSAPVNVYRDIHHLPPQEEPVAYRFPYPSPKRFSFITDRLDQFRSKVQPRPRINK, encoded by the coding sequence ATGGGGCACTACAAGGTCGGTCTCATTATTCCCCATCCTGAAGATCAGAAATGGGATTCGGTCTGGAAGCTGTTCCGTACCCCTAATTTAAACCTTCCCACCCTCGCCGCCCTCATCCCGGAGGATGAGTGGGATATTGAGATTCAAGACGAAATTGTCGGCCCTCTGAACTTCGAGCGCGACTATGACCTGGTCTTCATCACCGTGACCACCGTCGTCGCCATTCGTGCCTATGAGGTTGCCCGACTGTTCCGTGAGCGAGGGGCCAAAGTCGTGCTCGGCGGGATTCATCCCTCCACCCTTCCGGATGAAGCGATCAAACATGCCGATGCCATCGTCATCGGCGAGGGCGAGCTGACGGTCCCGCGGGTGCTCGAGGATTTCAAGAAAGGCAAACTGCAACCCCAGTACCGCATGCCCCACATGGTTCAACAATGGGATGAAAAGCCGCCGCGCTGGGATCTGTTACCGCCGGGGTATATGTTCCGCGACGCGCTGACAGCGACCAGAGGATGTAACTACCGCTGCACATTTTGCTCGATTCATTTGGCGTTAGGGGGCGGCCAGTATGGATTCCGGAAAAAACCACCGGCCGATGTCGTGAAGCTCGTCGAAAAAATGAACGGACCGATGGTCATGTTCTGGGACGATGACCTGTTGTCCGACCCGGCCTACGCGCGTGAGCTCTGCCAGGCCATGAAACCGCTCGGAAAGAAATGGATGAGCCAAATGAGCGCGACCTACGTCGCCCATCATCCCGAGTTGCTCAAGACGCTGAAGGAGGCCGGCTGCTCGGCGATGTTCATGGGGATCGAATCGATCAACCAAGACTCGCTCAAGTCCGTCGAGAAGCAAAATTCGGCGAAACTGTATGAAGAAATGATCAAGCGTATCCACGACCAGGGGATCGACATCCATGCGGGATTTATCTGCGGCTTGGACCATGAAGATGTCTATGACTTCGAGCGTACGGCCGAGTGGGCGACCAAGATGGGCTTGGCGGGCGCCCTGTGGCGGATCCTGACGCCCTATCCTGGGACCAAACAGTTTGCGGAGCTCAAGGCGGCCGGTCGGATCCTCACGGAGAACTGGACGGCCTACACAGGCGAACATGTGGTGTACAAGCCAGCCAAGATGACCGTCGAGCAATTGTACTGGGGGCACAAATGGGCCAAGGGGCAATTTTATTCGTATCGCTCTATCGGACAACGGGCGATCCAGCGCGCTTCGCAGAACGGGTTCGGCGAGCTGCTCAACATTACCGGTTGCGGCCTGGGCTACCGTTCCATGTTTCACCTGGCGGCCGACTCGGCGCCGGTGAACGTCTATAGAGACATTCACCATTTACCGCCACAAGAAGAGCCGGTCGCATACCGGTTTCCCTATCCATCCCCGAAGAGGTTCAGCTTTATCACCGATCGACTGGACCAATTCCGGTCCAAGGTGCAGCCGAGACCGAGGATCAATAAGTGA
- a CDS encoding DUF1207 domain-containing protein encodes MCNRSGLEVERRSHHRFTCRQARSAVTASLLWIWFLLFPYVLGAGTVEDAYIAGYTASSLEHEFGLRDAALEVHDGMVTVLLVAGSQVDREKLEAAIKRIPGVVRVDIRSETAEKFQQRSISDPQAGDAQKQPSGAITTAIENHTSKWMPHGLLFDPLHADLRWPRFSAAYRSFATGLDLSGGFAGNFGETFALYRNKALFGGEWELGVQAGVFSLLDFGQQSIDLVNADYRVGVVSGYRANAWSGFVRLLHQSSHLGDEFILNNPQVTRINLSFEELDMKIAYDAATWLRVYGGGGVLLRREPQIGRGTAQWGIEMTSPVTFLEGRVRPVAYGDFQANERAHWSVSRSLMAGLQLENARIGDRRLQLLFEYYFGPSPDGQFYRRMVEWYGVGLHFFY; translated from the coding sequence ATGTGTAATCGATCTGGTCTTGAGGTCGAGCGGCGTTCACATCACCGCTTTACCTGCCGCCAGGCACGGAGCGCCGTTACGGCAAGCCTGTTGTGGATATGGTTTCTATTGTTCCCCTATGTGCTGGGCGCAGGGACGGTCGAGGATGCGTATATCGCGGGGTACACCGCTTCATCACTCGAGCATGAGTTCGGTCTTCGCGACGCCGCGCTGGAAGTACATGACGGCATGGTCACGGTTCTCCTGGTTGCGGGATCGCAGGTCGATCGTGAGAAATTGGAAGCAGCGATAAAACGGATTCCCGGTGTGGTACGGGTGGACATCCGGAGCGAAACAGCGGAAAAGTTCCAACAGCGTTCGATAAGTGATCCACAGGCCGGCGATGCGCAAAAGCAGCCTAGCGGCGCCATAACCACCGCCATCGAAAACCATACCTCCAAGTGGATGCCGCACGGACTGTTGTTCGATCCCCTGCATGCCGATCTCCGGTGGCCACGCTTTTCGGCCGCGTACCGCTCATTTGCGACGGGGTTGGATCTGTCCGGAGGATTCGCCGGAAATTTCGGTGAAACATTCGCGCTCTACCGAAACAAGGCTCTGTTCGGCGGCGAATGGGAACTCGGTGTGCAAGCGGGAGTATTCAGTCTGCTTGATTTCGGGCAACAATCGATCGATTTGGTCAATGCCGACTACAGAGTAGGAGTGGTGTCCGGTTATCGCGCGAATGCCTGGTCCGGGTTTGTGCGTCTCCTGCATCAAAGCTCGCATCTCGGAGACGAATTCATTCTGAATAACCCCCAGGTGACACGTATCAATCTGAGCTTCGAAGAGTTGGATATGAAAATAGCCTATGACGCTGCAACCTGGTTGCGCGTCTATGGCGGCGGTGGTGTGTTGCTCCGTCGAGAACCACAGATCGGGCGCGGAACGGCCCAGTGGGGAATCGAGATGACCAGTCCCGTCACTTTCTTGGAGGGACGTGTGCGCCCAGTCGCGTATGGAGATTTTCAAGCGAATGAACGGGCACATTGGTCGGTCTCGCGTTCATTGATGGCGGGCTTGCAGCTTGAAAATGCCCGCATCGGAGATCGCCGCTTACAGCTGCTTTTCGAGTATTACTTCGGCCCGTCTCCGGACGGGCAGTTCTATAGGAGAATGGTCGAATGGTATGGGGTAGGGCTACACTTTTTCTATTGA
- a CDS encoding ferritin-like domain-containing protein — MKQENPVTDRTAFVTDLETIRRRARQQIEEGAVTQGYDGDSRTVVRLLNDALATEIVCVLRYRRHYFMAQGMSSESVKNEFLQHANEEQGHADQLAERIVQLGGEPNLSPDGMLSRSHSEYIEGESLEGMIKEDLIAERIAIDSYRDMIEYVRSFDPTTRRLLEEILAKEEEHAEDLVGLLK, encoded by the coding sequence ATGAAACAGGAAAACCCGGTCACCGATCGCACGGCCTTTGTCACCGATTTAGAAACCATTCGCCGAAGAGCCAGGCAACAGATCGAAGAAGGCGCTGTGACGCAGGGTTACGATGGAGATTCCAGGACGGTCGTGCGACTGCTCAATGACGCATTGGCCACTGAAATCGTCTGCGTGCTGCGTTATCGACGGCATTACTTCATGGCTCAGGGAATGAGTTCGGAGAGCGTGAAAAATGAATTTCTTCAGCATGCGAATGAAGAACAGGGCCATGCGGACCAGTTGGCGGAGCGGATCGTTCAGTTAGGCGGCGAACCGAATCTCTCTCCGGATGGGATGCTCAGTCGGAGCCATTCCGAATATATCGAAGGTGAGAGTCTCGAAGGGATGATCAAGGAAGATCTCATCGCGGAGCGCATTGCCATCGACAGTTACCGGGACATGATTGAGTATGTCAGGAGCTTCGACCCGACCACCCGCAGGCTCTTGGAAGAAATCCTGGCCAAAGAAGAGGAGCATGCGGAGGATCTCGTCGGTCTCCTCAAATGA
- a CDS encoding CsbD family protein, with translation MNADQFKGKWNQFKGEVKKKWGAFTDDDLKQAEGDYDKFMGRVQERYGDKKEEVIRWTTDWYEKEKPSAGAKP, from the coding sequence ATGAACGCGGACCAATTCAAGGGCAAGTGGAATCAATTTAAAGGAGAAGTCAAAAAGAAATGGGGCGCATTCACCGACGATGACTTGAAGCAAGCCGAAGGAGATTACGATAAATTCATGGGGCGAGTTCAAGAACGCTACGGCGATAAAAAGGAAGAAGTGATCCGATGGACGACGGATTGGTATGAGAAGGAGAAGCCTTCTGCCGGCGCGAAACCGTAA
- a CDS encoding YihY/virulence factor BrkB family protein, with protein sequence MTPSWKSLLQPAQLWTLFKDTVAAWNNDKVPRHGAALAYYTVLSLVPLLVVIIAIVGVIFGREAGQGYILEQIGSLVGPQSAEAIKEMIQRASEPSTGIMATVLATGTLLLGASGVFAQLQDSLNSIWGVKPKEGRGLWGLIHDRFLSVAALLGTAFLLLVSLALSAALSAFGKWFGGWLPAPEFVLQISELLISLAVITGLFALMFKVLPDAHVAWRDVWVGAALTALLFTIGKFAIGLYLGKSDVGSAYGAAGSLVIVLVWVYYSAQIVLFGAEFTQVYANAVGARIVPSENAVVEDPHKAEDVGGVSPLSPGRHTGSHTHSGSLAGVGAPLSPAPSSGSVGRFPWWLGLAVIGLSLLRSSRESAK encoded by the coding sequence ATGACGCCGTCGTGGAAGAGTCTACTGCAACCAGCTCAGCTCTGGACATTGTTCAAAGATACCGTTGCCGCCTGGAACAACGATAAGGTCCCCCGTCACGGAGCGGCGCTCGCCTATTATACCGTCCTCTCCTTGGTGCCATTGCTGGTCGTGATCATTGCGATAGTCGGGGTCATATTCGGCCGCGAAGCCGGGCAAGGCTACATCTTAGAACAGATTGGAAGTTTGGTGGGTCCGCAAAGCGCGGAGGCCATCAAGGAGATGATTCAACGGGCGAGTGAACCCTCGACAGGAATCATGGCCACCGTGCTAGCCACAGGAACGTTGCTTCTCGGCGCCTCTGGAGTTTTTGCGCAACTCCAAGACTCTTTGAACTCGATTTGGGGAGTCAAGCCCAAAGAGGGTCGGGGACTGTGGGGACTTATCCATGATCGATTTCTGTCAGTCGCCGCCCTCCTCGGAACCGCATTTTTGCTTCTGGTGTCTCTCGCGCTGAGCGCCGCGTTGTCGGCATTCGGAAAATGGTTTGGGGGGTGGCTTCCAGCTCCTGAATTTGTATTGCAAATATCGGAGCTCCTCATTTCGCTTGCCGTCATCACCGGACTGTTTGCCTTAATGTTCAAGGTGCTTCCCGATGCGCACGTTGCATGGCGTGATGTGTGGGTGGGCGCGGCTCTGACGGCGTTGCTCTTTACGATCGGGAAATTCGCGATCGGATTGTATCTCGGTAAGAGCGACGTGGGCTCCGCGTATGGGGCGGCCGGCTCCCTTGTGATCGTGCTCGTATGGGTCTATTACTCGGCGCAAATCGTGCTGTTTGGCGCTGAATTTACACAAGTCTATGCGAATGCAGTCGGGGCGCGTATCGTCCCGTCAGAAAATGCAGTGGTCGAGGATCCCCACAAGGCTGAAGATGTCGGAGGTGTGAGTCCCCTGTCTCCCGGTAGACATACCGGCAGCCACACACACTCAGGATCACTCGCCGGGGTTGGAGCCCCTCTTTCACCGGCTCCCTCGTCGGGATCCGTTGGGCGATTCCCCTGGTGGCTTGGACTCGCCGTGATTGGCCTGTCGCTGCTCCGATCTTCACGCGAGTCGGCGAAGTAA
- a CDS encoding CBS domain-containing protein: protein MLRSSEQDYGRKFRSNSQSVREAIVVDVTVFSPISTIQEAVYILSKTGCNYIVVFDGSEPVGMLSRLQLDRYTEERLEGAPPALLRDVMLPIPFRARVYDRLGTVRAAMMKRGLSWLPVLDERCKLAGVVLS from the coding sequence ATGCTGAGGTCGAGCGAACAGGACTATGGGAGGAAATTCCGATCCAATAGTCAGAGCGTAAGAGAGGCAATCGTGGTCGATGTCACGGTATTCAGTCCCATTTCCACGATTCAGGAGGCGGTCTATATTCTCAGCAAGACGGGCTGCAACTACATCGTCGTATTCGACGGTTCTGAACCTGTGGGAATGTTGAGCCGTCTTCAGCTCGATCGATATACCGAAGAACGGCTGGAGGGGGCCCCTCCAGCGCTGCTCCGTGATGTCATGTTGCCCATCCCCTTCCGCGCCAGAGTGTACGACAGATTAGGGACAGTGCGCGCAGCGATGATGAAGAGAGGGCTCTCCTGGCTTCCTGTTCTTGATGAGCGATGCAAGTTAGCCGGAGTGGTGCTCTCTTGA
- a CDS encoding PRC-barrel domain-containing protein — MKKEIVTCAIVAGLLLCAGQTSWADHTLPDIVKGTKIIGKPVQNLQGRNLGKIEDFAIDEIDGSVRYAVLSFGGVLGLGEKYFAIPWEALTLSNDRKHFVLDLEEKVLTQAPGFNKDKWPDFADPDYHVTIYEFYNIPVRASKEQDGVVVKERAPAGVTR, encoded by the coding sequence ATGAAAAAAGAAATCGTCACATGTGCGATCGTTGCGGGCTTGTTGTTGTGTGCCGGACAAACGTCCTGGGCCGACCACACGTTGCCGGACATTGTGAAGGGGACGAAGATCATCGGGAAACCTGTTCAAAATTTGCAAGGTAGGAATCTGGGTAAGATCGAAGATTTTGCGATTGATGAAATAGACGGCTCCGTTCGATACGCCGTGCTGTCGTTTGGAGGGGTGCTCGGGCTCGGAGAAAAATACTTTGCGATTCCCTGGGAAGCGTTGACCCTCAGCAACGATCGAAAACATTTCGTGCTTGATCTGGAGGAGAAGGTCTTAACGCAGGCCCCTGGGTTTAACAAGGATAAATGGCCGGACTTCGCCGACCCGGATTACCATGTCACCATTTATGAATTTTATAACATTCCCGTCCGGGCTTCGAAGGAACAGGATGGAGTGGTCGTAAAAGAAAGAGCCCCTGCCGGTGTGACCAGATAA